One Thermococcus eurythermalis DNA segment encodes these proteins:
- the tdt gene encoding TDT family transporter, with protein MNVSIKDFAPSWFASVMGTGALALASKAYSSRISALGGLAEFLVYFNTLLFFVLLIPWLLRWVKHTENALKDLKHPMVSHFYGTIAVAMLVLSADYLFILKKTAIAKAFWIPGAVLTIFFALLIPYLMFVEKEIDLKSVTPAWFIPPVGLIVIPMSGAPLISSFSGTAREIAYAINYFAWGAGFFLYLGLFAIVFFRFIRHEPMPCGMAPAVWINLGPIGAGTSTLYALVKASDFLTVKEPFFAFGLILWGFGVWWLAMAIIMTIYYIRKLNLPYSLAWWAFIFPLGAYVGATHNVGTAFGIGVIDGFGFALYWLLLTIWLVTGLKTAKHVLLE; from the coding sequence ATGAATGTGAGCATAAAGGACTTCGCACCGAGCTGGTTCGCGAGCGTCATGGGAACGGGGGCCTTGGCCCTGGCCAGCAAAGCTTATTCATCGAGGATTTCAGCCTTGGGTGGGCTGGCGGAGTTCCTCGTCTACTTCAACACGCTCCTCTTCTTCGTCCTCCTAATCCCCTGGCTCCTCAGGTGGGTGAAGCACACGGAAAACGCCCTGAAAGACCTCAAGCATCCGATGGTGAGCCACTTCTACGGGACGATAGCCGTGGCCATGCTCGTCCTCTCGGCGGACTACCTCTTCATACTCAAGAAGACTGCAATAGCGAAGGCGTTCTGGATTCCGGGGGCAGTTCTAACGATATTCTTCGCCCTGCTCATCCCCTACCTGATGTTCGTGGAGAAGGAGATAGACCTCAAGTCAGTTACCCCAGCCTGGTTCATTCCTCCCGTAGGACTGATTGTGATCCCCATGAGCGGTGCTCCTCTGATATCGAGCTTCTCGGGAACGGCCAGGGAGATTGCCTACGCGATTAACTACTTCGCATGGGGAGCGGGCTTCTTCCTCTACCTCGGCCTCTTCGCGATAGTGTTTTTCCGCTTCATAAGGCACGAGCCGATGCCCTGCGGCATGGCCCCGGCGGTGTGGATAAACCTCGGTCCCATTGGAGCGGGAACCTCAACGCTCTACGCGCTCGTCAAGGCCAGCGACTTCCTGACGGTCAAAGAACCGTTCTTCGCCTTCGGTCTAATCCTCTGGGGCTTCGGTGTCTGGTGGCTGGCGATGGCCATCATAATGACCATCTACTACATCAGGAAGCTCAACCTGCCCTACAGTCTCGCCTGGTGGGCCTTCATCTTCCCGCTCGGGGCCTACGTGGGAGCCACCCACAACGTTGGCACGGCCTTTGGCATAGGGGTAATAGACGGCTTCGGCTTCGCCCTCTACTGGCTTCTCCTCACCATATGGCTGGTAACGGGTTTAAAAACCGCAAAGCACGTGCTACTTGAGTGA
- a CDS encoding flavodoxin family protein gives MKTLVVFYSRSGTTKRVAQEVAKVLNADVDEVVDKKPRNGILGFLIAGYDATKGKTTEIEFQKDPSEYDLVVIGTPVWNGRVTPAIRTYLLQNREKIKNAAFFSTCAGRPGKCLEQMEEILGKKPVLSKVLVRKRLEEGVKELVERLKALSGPIP, from the coding sequence ATGAAAACGCTCGTTGTCTTTTACTCAAGGAGCGGGACGACAAAACGGGTCGCCCAAGAAGTAGCTAAGGTCCTCAATGCGGACGTTGATGAAGTCGTAGACAAAAAGCCCCGGAATGGGATTCTTGGCTTCCTCATAGCGGGCTACGACGCGACGAAGGGCAAGACCACGGAGATAGAGTTCCAGAAAGACCCTTCCGAGTACGACCTCGTGGTTATTGGCACTCCGGTCTGGAACGGCCGCGTGACTCCTGCCATAAGGACTTACCTGCTCCAGAACAGGGAGAAGATTAAGAACGCCGCCTTTTTCTCCACGTGCGCGGGAAGGCCCGGAAAGTGTCTTGAGCAGATGGAAGAAATCCTCGGAAAGAAGCCTGTTCTCAGCAAGGTTTTGGTAAGAAAGAGGCTGGAGGAAGGAGTGAAGGAACTAGTTGAGAGGCTGAAGGCCTTAAGTGGCCCTATTCCTTAA
- a CDS encoding GNAT family N-acetyltransferase yields METVKVKNPLSLKEELLAFVFKVYRGTGGAYPALEWVENKPSPDDFEGFTRVYEPFLEFRLKDEFDELYVLRDENGRIIGTVALVYNLEGKNVWWVPEEITNEKTGLIEFFMVDPAQRGKGYGSRLLEFAANRLKELGKEPYVITFPQLEAYSYYLRRGFEKIMDYKEFVVLKKNG; encoded by the coding sequence ATGGAGACTGTAAAGGTCAAAAATCCCCTCTCGCTTAAGGAAGAGCTACTTGCATTTGTCTTCAAGGTCTATCGGGGTACTGGGGGCGCTTACCCTGCACTTGAGTGGGTAGAAAATAAGCCATCGCCGGACGATTTTGAGGGCTTCACGAGGGTTTACGAGCCCTTCCTTGAGTTCAGGCTGAAAGACGAGTTCGATGAACTCTACGTCCTCAGGGACGAAAACGGGAGAATAATCGGCACAGTGGCGCTGGTCTACAACCTTGAAGGCAAGAACGTGTGGTGGGTTCCAGAGGAGATTACAAACGAAAAGACAGGCCTCATCGAGTTCTTCATGGTTGATCCTGCCCAGAGGGGCAAAGGCTACGGCTCAAGGCTCCTAGAGTTTGCGGCCAACCGCCTTAAGGAGCTTGGAAAAGAGCCTTACGTTATAACCTTCCCCCAGCTTGAGGCGTACTCCTACTACCTCAGGAGAGGCTTTGAGAAGATTATGGACTACAAAGAGTTCGTGGTGCTGAAGAAAAATGGTTAA
- a CDS encoding SufB/SufD family protein produces MLLCGGLRMAIKVDLTKEYEALVEAYQREGLDTSLFGDRIAAIIISGDRVIGLNNVPGVEIRGEEIENGVRAEVKIAEGVELPFPIHLCTGYLKSEGYQRVIFDINVGKNSKVRFTSHCIFPYAKDFTHEAITRIKIGEGSSVLYDDEHVHGEGVRMIGKTEVDVGKNARYTGKFTLTKHRAKELKLEMVARLGERAILELETKVKAVKDDCVEMKEVAYLEGAHSRANLRSTAIAFDRAKVNVINEAYGFGDYAKSHVECHEIVKGNADVQTVPLLRVKNDKAELTHEASIGRINEAQLIQLMAKGLTEDEAAELIIKGLLGEW; encoded by the coding sequence ATGCTCCTTTGCGGAGGGCTGAGGATGGCGATAAAGGTTGACCTCACGAAGGAATACGAGGCGCTGGTTGAGGCCTACCAGCGGGAAGGTCTCGATACATCTCTTTTCGGGGACAGGATAGCGGCGATAATCATCAGCGGGGACAGGGTCATCGGCCTCAACAACGTCCCAGGGGTTGAGATAAGGGGCGAGGAGATTGAGAACGGGGTTAGGGCTGAAGTTAAAATAGCTGAGGGCGTTGAGCTCCCATTCCCAATACACCTCTGCACGGGCTATTTGAAGAGCGAGGGCTACCAGAGGGTTATCTTTGACATAAACGTTGGCAAAAACTCGAAGGTCAGGTTCACCTCCCACTGCATCTTTCCCTACGCCAAGGACTTTACCCACGAGGCAATAACGAGGATAAAAATCGGGGAAGGTTCGAGCGTGCTCTACGACGACGAGCACGTTCACGGCGAGGGCGTGAGAATGATTGGTAAAACAGAGGTCGATGTCGGCAAAAACGCCCGCTACACGGGGAAGTTCACCCTGACGAAACACAGAGCGAAGGAGCTGAAGCTTGAGATGGTAGCGAGGCTCGGTGAGAGGGCCATCCTTGAGCTTGAGACGAAGGTCAAGGCCGTTAAAGATGATTGTGTTGAGATGAAGGAAGTCGCCTATCTGGAGGGGGCCCACTCGAGGGCGAACCTGAGGAGCACGGCCATAGCCTTCGACAGGGCGAAGGTAAACGTCATAAACGAGGCCTACGGCTTCGGTGACTACGCGAAGAGCCACGTCGAGTGCCACGAAATCGTTAAGGGCAACGCCGACGTCCAGACCGTTCCCCTGCTGAGGGTGAAGAACGATAAGGCCGAGCTCACGCACGAGGCCTCGATAGGCAGGATAAACGAGGCCCAGCTCATTCAGCTCATGGCCAAGGGCCTGACCGAGGACGAGGCGGCGGAGCTCATAATAAAGGGCCTTCTTGGAGAATGGTAA
- a CDS encoding NifB/NifX family molybdenum-iron cluster-binding protein, whose amino-acid sequence MRIAVPAVDDRGLESEVSGHFGRARYFVFVDVEDGKIKDFKVVEVPFEEHGPGDLPRFVREHGGEVVLAYGMGQRAISFFNELGIEVVTGAYGKIRDVVEAFIHQVLEVDPYWKEKIEREKEREGERHGH is encoded by the coding sequence ATGAGAATAGCTGTTCCAGCCGTGGACGACAGGGGCCTGGAAAGCGAAGTGAGCGGACACTTCGGCAGGGCAAGGTATTTTGTCTTCGTGGACGTTGAAGACGGCAAAATAAAGGATTTCAAGGTCGTTGAGGTTCCCTTCGAGGAGCACGGCCCTGGCGACCTTCCGAGGTTCGTTAGGGAGCACGGCGGGGAGGTCGTCCTCGCCTACGGGATGGGTCAGAGAGCTATCTCATTCTTCAACGAGCTCGGCATAGAGGTCGTTACTGGTGCCTATGGAAAAATAAGGGACGTCGTCGAGGCGTTCATCCATCAGGTCCTTGAGGTTGACCCCTACTGGAAGGAGAAGATAGAGCGCGAAAAGGAAAGAGAAGGCGAGAGGCACGGTCATTGA
- the dmpI gene encoding 4-oxalocrotonate tautomerase DmpI, translating into MPTVIIEGPKADTETKRELVRRITEVVREVYKVHHVSVVIHENEPENVGVDGELLSDVLARRKK; encoded by the coding sequence ATGCCGACGGTGATAATTGAGGGGCCAAAGGCAGATACCGAGACCAAGAGGGAGCTCGTGAGGAGGATAACCGAGGTAGTTAGGGAAGTCTACAAGGTGCACCACGTGAGCGTGGTAATCCACGAGAACGAGCCTGAAAACGTCGGCGTTGACGGTGAGCTCCTCTCAGATGTTCTGGCGAGGAGAAAGAAGTAG